A stretch of Streptomyces vietnamensis DNA encodes these proteins:
- a CDS encoding DUF58 domain-containing protein, translating to MSGAAVPEGQRGDEDDRGGLRAALGGLTTRGRSFLAAGVAAAVCAYVLGQADLLRVGLLLAALPLICVLVLHRTRYRVAASRRLTPQRVETGTEARVQLRMENVSKLPTGLLMLQDHVPYMLGPRPRFVLDRVEAGGRREVSYRVRSDLRGRFPLGPLQLRLNDPFGMCELTRSFSAYDTLTVVPRTEALPPVKLFGEASGYGDGQSRSLALAGDDDVIPRTYRHGDDLRRVHWRSTARYGELMVRREELPQRARCTVLLDTRRIAFQGAGPDSAFEWAVSGTASALVHMLERGYAVRLLTDTGSAIPGEGAEGFAGSAQDSAEAAGLMMDTLAVVDHSEGAGLSRASDVLRGGGDGLLIAFLGDLDEEQAALTARMRGRTGAAVAFVLDSGTWLTGGSVTGAVEDRVRQLREAGWTALAVPPGASLADLWQQAAGLRPETAAADTYGGWS from the coding sequence ATGAGTGGCGCCGCCGTGCCGGAGGGCCAGCGGGGCGACGAGGACGACCGGGGCGGGCTGCGGGCCGCCCTCGGCGGTCTCACCACCCGCGGCCGCTCCTTCCTCGCCGCGGGAGTGGCCGCCGCCGTCTGCGCGTACGTCCTCGGCCAGGCCGACCTGCTGCGCGTCGGGCTGCTGCTCGCCGCCCTGCCGCTGATCTGCGTCCTCGTGCTGCACCGGACCCGCTACCGGGTCGCCGCCTCCCGCCGGCTCACCCCCCAGCGGGTCGAGACCGGCACCGAGGCCCGGGTCCAGCTGCGCATGGAGAACGTCTCCAAGCTGCCCACCGGCCTCCTGATGCTCCAGGACCACGTGCCGTACATGCTGGGGCCCCGCCCCCGCTTCGTCCTCGACCGGGTCGAGGCCGGCGGGCGGCGCGAGGTGTCCTACCGGGTCCGCTCCGACCTGCGCGGCCGCTTCCCGCTGGGCCCCCTCCAGCTGCGGCTCAACGACCCCTTCGGGATGTGCGAGCTGACCCGCTCCTTCAGCGCGTACGACACCCTCACCGTCGTGCCCCGCACCGAGGCCCTCCCGCCGGTGAAGCTCTTCGGCGAGGCCTCCGGGTACGGGGACGGGCAGTCCCGCTCCCTCGCGCTCGCCGGCGACGACGACGTCATCCCGCGCACCTACCGCCACGGCGACGACCTGCGCCGGGTCCACTGGCGCTCCACCGCCCGCTACGGCGAGCTGATGGTCCGCCGCGAGGAGCTGCCCCAGCGGGCCCGCTGCACCGTCCTCCTCGACACCCGCCGGATCGCCTTCCAGGGCGCGGGCCCCGACTCCGCCTTCGAATGGGCCGTCTCCGGCACCGCCTCCGCCCTCGTCCACATGCTGGAGCGCGGCTACGCGGTCCGGCTGCTCACCGACACCGGCAGCGCGATCCCCGGCGAGGGCGCCGAGGGCTTCGCCGGCTCGGCACAGGACTCGGCCGAGGCGGCCGGACTGATGATGGACACCCTCGCGGTCGTCGACCACTCCGAGGGAGCCGGGCTCTCCCGCGCCTCCGACGTGCTGCGCGGCGGCGGCGACGGGCTGCTCATCGCCTTCCTCGGCGACCTCGACGAGGAGCAGGCGGCCCTCACCGCCAGGATGCGCGGGCGGACCGGCGCGGCCGTCGCCTTCGTCCTGGACTCCGGCACCTGGCTCACCGGCGGCTCGGTGACCGGAGCGGTCGAGGACCGGGTGCGGCAGCTGCGGGAGGCGGGCTGGACGGCCCTCGCCGTACCGCCCGGCGCCTCGCTCGCCGACCTGTGGCAGCAGGCGGCCGGACTCCGCCCGGAGACCGCCGCCGCCGACACCTACGGAGGATGGTCATGA
- a CDS encoding ATP-binding cassette domain-containing protein, translating into MGTETEEQPHGAAVVADGFGLKGPRGWAFRKVSFRAEPGTLVAIEGPSGSGRTCLLLALTGRMKTQEGNAEVGGLPLPRKMAAVRRISALGQVPGVSELDPAFTVAEHLRERALLQRRFDGSVRALLRRPAERAATARTRIDEAVAAAGLDLDALPKGERTSVRDLERLEALRLSIALALIGRPRLLAVDDTDLKLSDADRAEAWALLRSLAASGTTVLAVCSEAPEDALRITTLEGGTTADTASEAPADPAKTDPAETGVPKTGPAKTSITKTGPAKTSITKTDPAKTSITKTDPAKTGITKTDPAKTETAETGIAKTAPAGTGAEGGTAEDTTAAVGEPAADDTTDATTEEGAADALAETGRA; encoded by the coding sequence GTGGGCACGGAAACCGAGGAGCAGCCGCACGGCGCCGCCGTCGTCGCGGACGGCTTCGGACTGAAGGGACCGCGCGGCTGGGCCTTCCGGAAGGTCTCCTTCCGGGCCGAGCCCGGCACGCTGGTGGCGATCGAGGGCCCTTCGGGCTCGGGCCGCACCTGTCTGCTGCTCGCGCTCACCGGCCGGATGAAGACCCAGGAGGGGAACGCCGAGGTCGGCGGCCTCCCGCTGCCCCGCAAGATGGCCGCCGTGCGCCGGATCAGCGCGCTCGGTCAGGTCCCGGGCGTCAGCGAGCTCGACCCCGCCTTCACGGTCGCCGAGCACCTGCGCGAGCGGGCCCTGCTCCAGCGCCGCTTCGACGGTTCCGTACGGGCGCTCCTGCGGCGCCCCGCCGAGCGCGCGGCGACGGCCCGGACCCGGATCGACGAGGCCGTGGCGGCCGCGGGCCTCGACCTCGACGCCCTGCCGAAGGGCGAGCGGACCTCCGTACGGGACCTGGAGCGCCTTGAGGCCCTCCGGCTCTCGATCGCCCTCGCCCTGATCGGGCGCCCCCGGCTGCTCGCCGTGGACGACACGGACCTGAAGCTCTCGGACGCCGACCGCGCCGAGGCCTGGGCGCTGCTGCGCTCCCTGGCCGCCTCCGGGACGACGGTGCTCGCCGTCTGCAGCGAGGCCCCCGAGGACGCCCTGCGCATCACGACGCTGGAAGGCGGGACCACCGCGGACACCGCCTCCGAGGCCCCGGCCGACCCCGCGAAGACCGACCCCGCGGAGACCGGCGTCCCGAAGACCGGCCCCGCGAAGACCAGCATCACGAAGACCGGCCCCGCGAAGACCAGCATCACGAAGACCGATCCCGCGAAGACCAGCATCACGAAGACCGATCCCGCGAAGACCGGCATCACGAAGACCGATCCCGCGAAGACCGAGACCGCCGAGACCGGCATCGCGAAGACCGCCCCCGCCGGGACCGGCGCCGAGGGCGGCACCGCCGAGGACACCACGGCCGCCGTCGGGGAGCCGGCCGCCGACGACACCACCGACGCCACGACCGAGGAGGGGGCGGCCGATGCGCTCGCCGAAACTGGCCGCGCTTGA
- a CDS encoding DUF3040 domain-containing protein — protein sequence MPLSEHEQRMLEQMERALYAEDPKFATALEGSGLRTYTRRRVYQAVVGFLVGIALLMAGMVAQQIWISVVGFLVMLGCAVLAVTGWRKAPKPGEQRAAGGRQARQRRSMMDRIEARWQRRRDEQQGGGH from the coding sequence GTGCCGCTCTCGGAGCACGAGCAGCGAATGCTCGAGCAGATGGAGCGAGCGCTGTACGCCGAAGATCCCAAGTTCGCGACAGCGCTCGAGGGAAGCGGACTGCGTACGTACACCCGGCGACGGGTTTACCAGGCAGTCGTCGGCTTCCTGGTGGGTATCGCGCTCCTCATGGCCGGAATGGTCGCACAGCAGATCTGGATCAGCGTGGTGGGATTCCTCGTCATGCTGGGCTGCGCGGTCCTGGCGGTCACCGGATGGCGCAAGGCGCCCAAGCCGGGCGAGCAGCGGGCGGCCGGAGGCCGTCAGGCTCGGCAGCGACGCTCCATGATGGACCGGATCGAAGCGCGGTGGCAGCGTCGCCGCGACGAGCAGCAGGGCGGCGGCCACTGA
- a CDS encoding SAV_6107 family HEPN domain-containing protein, whose protein sequence is MASPSAAAAPRRRPTPGEAGPASDIHPVPRRSAAPPAALDLLAKSRAGLAEAAVLDRPHERYATAHLAALRAAAAVLAARGRADARPRHRQRIRSTWELLPDLAPELTEWSALFADGAPRRARAEAGISSAATRREADDLLRDAGHFLRLVERLLALPPALPRRPGADEADG, encoded by the coding sequence ATGGCCAGCCCTTCCGCAGCAGCCGCGCCCCGCCGCCGTCCCACCCCGGGAGAGGCGGGGCCCGCGTCCGACATCCACCCCGTCCCGCGCCGGTCCGCCGCCCCGCCCGCCGCCCTCGACCTCCTCGCCAAGTCCCGCGCCGGACTCGCCGAGGCCGCCGTCCTCGACCGCCCCCACGAGCGGTACGCCACCGCCCACCTCGCCGCCCTGCGCGCCGCGGCCGCCGTGCTCGCCGCCCGGGGCAGGGCCGACGCCCGGCCCCGCCACCGGCAGCGGATAAGGAGCACCTGGGAGCTCCTCCCCGACCTCGCCCCCGAGCTGACCGAATGGAGCGCCCTCTTCGCCGACGGCGCCCCGCGCAGAGCCCGCGCCGAGGCCGGCATCAGCAGCGCCGCCACCCGCCGCGAGGCCGACGACCTGCTCAGGGACGCCGGGCACTTCCTGCGCCTGGTCGAGCGGCTGCTCGCCCTCCCGCCGGCCCTGCCCCGCCGGCCCGGGGCCGACGAGGCGGACGGATGA
- a CDS encoding class I SAM-dependent methyltransferase, translating to MPDPSPVFGREASSRPSRASLRTAVVWDVLKDALDRRVEATGKDSLDVLDTGGGSGNFAVPVARLGHRVTVVDPSPNALFALERRAAEAGVADLVTGVQGDIRGLFDVVEREAYDTVLCHGVLEYVDDPAEGVRNAVAALRPGGSLSLLAAGVGGAVLARALAGHFTEARHALDDPAGRWGAGDPVPRRFTAEQLAELADGAGLEVGAVHGVRVFADLVPGVLVDTEPGAAEALLKLEAAAAELPSFHAIATQLHVLGEKRA from the coding sequence GTGCCGGACCCTTCCCCTGTCTTCGGTCGAGAGGCGTCGTCGCGCCCGTCGCGCGCCTCCCTGCGTACCGCCGTCGTCTGGGACGTCCTCAAAGACGCCCTGGACCGCCGGGTCGAGGCCACCGGGAAGGACAGCCTCGACGTCCTCGACACGGGTGGCGGCTCCGGCAACTTCGCGGTACCGGTGGCCCGCCTCGGCCACCGCGTCACCGTCGTCGACCCCAGCCCCAACGCGCTCTTCGCGCTGGAGCGCCGGGCCGCCGAGGCCGGTGTCGCCGACCTCGTCACCGGCGTCCAGGGCGACATCCGCGGCCTCTTCGACGTCGTCGAGCGCGAGGCGTACGACACGGTGCTCTGCCACGGCGTCCTGGAGTACGTCGACGACCCCGCCGAGGGCGTACGGAACGCGGTCGCGGCGCTCCGCCCCGGCGGCAGCCTCAGCCTGCTCGCCGCCGGGGTCGGCGGCGCCGTCCTGGCCCGCGCCCTCGCCGGCCACTTCACCGAGGCCCGGCACGCCCTCGACGACCCGGCGGGCCGCTGGGGTGCCGGCGACCCCGTGCCCCGGCGCTTCACCGCCGAGCAGCTCGCCGAGCTCGCCGACGGAGCCGGACTCGAGGTCGGCGCCGTGCACGGCGTCCGGGTCTTCGCCGACCTGGTCCCCGGCGTCCTCGTCGACACCGAGCCCGGCGCCGCCGAGGCCCTGCTCAAGCTGGAGGCGGCCGCCGCGGAGCTGCCCTCCTTCCACGCCATCGCCACCCAGCTGCACGTTCTCGGCGAGAAGCGGGCCTGA
- a CDS encoding transglutaminase TgpA family protein, with protein MSGRTRLTLASWGATLMAAGALLPLVKPATWIFTAAFVLALVSGVGTLARRVPLARPLTLLAQLVVVLLALTVCFAREQALLWFLPGPEVFTHAVELFRAGAEDVGRYAIPAPDTEGIRLMLVGGVVAIGLLVDALAVTFRKAAPAGLPLLALYSVAAGLSGGGAGWLWFLLAASGYLLLLLAEGRDRLSQWGRVFGGAQRSARPGSSVAAGGPAFAPARTGRRIGAVAMGVALVAPLALPGFSGGLFGGGGEGGGGAGKGGTISAVNPLVSLQNNLRQPEDREVLRYRTNARDTSGLYLRLVALDQFDGTSWKSSVRPIEDVPKQLPWPDGLSQSVRITEVTSNFVASDAYEQKWLPMPYPAGRVDIEGRWRYEPAGRMLVGDDRQTTKGARYQVSSLDVQPTAGQLAGAGPAPEKLRREYTKVPASLPGDVKATALKVTKGARNDYERAVKLQDWFAQDGGFRYDVDVVSGTGVQAISRFLKDKEGFCVHFSFSMAAMARSLGIPARVAVGFMPGTTQTDGSVSVGIRDAHAWPELYFEGAGWTRFEPTPSRGSTPAYTRENTPSGTATGPAQPQQSASAQPSAAPSASASCTPQEKKLGGCGPDAAAADAASDGSGPDLLTVTLVTAGVLLLLALPFLPLLWRRRVRARRLGADGSALAVWEEINDTAWDHGVEPDDSLTPRKAAARIVRLGELRGESADAVHRVARAVEEVLYAPRPRPVADLASEAARVRVGFHAGADRRTRLRALLAPRSAARVRWAASSRWAAATARWAGWRQAATARATAVFRRGPREAN; from the coding sequence ATGAGCGGCCGCACACGGCTGACGCTCGCTTCCTGGGGCGCCACCCTGATGGCGGCCGGGGCGCTGCTCCCCCTGGTGAAGCCGGCGACCTGGATCTTCACGGCGGCCTTCGTCCTCGCCCTGGTGAGCGGGGTGGGCACACTGGCCCGCCGGGTGCCGCTGGCCCGGCCGCTGACGCTGCTGGCCCAGCTCGTCGTCGTGCTGCTCGCACTGACCGTGTGCTTCGCCCGCGAGCAGGCCCTCCTGTGGTTCCTCCCGGGCCCCGAGGTCTTCACCCACGCCGTCGAGCTGTTCCGGGCGGGCGCCGAGGACGTCGGCCGGTACGCGATCCCCGCGCCCGACACCGAGGGCATCCGGCTCATGCTGGTCGGCGGCGTCGTCGCGATCGGGCTCCTGGTGGACGCCCTCGCGGTCACCTTCCGCAAGGCGGCCCCGGCCGGCCTGCCGCTGCTCGCCCTGTACTCGGTGGCCGCCGGTCTCTCCGGCGGCGGCGCCGGCTGGCTCTGGTTCCTCCTCGCTGCCTCCGGCTATCTGCTGCTGCTCCTCGCCGAGGGCCGTGACCGGCTCTCCCAGTGGGGCCGCGTCTTCGGCGGCGCCCAGCGCTCCGCCCGCCCCGGCTCCAGCGTCGCCGCCGGCGGGCCCGCCTTCGCCCCGGCGCGCACCGGCCGCCGGATCGGCGCCGTCGCCATGGGCGTCGCCCTGGTGGCACCGCTCGCGCTGCCGGGCTTCTCCGGCGGCCTCTTCGGAGGCGGCGGCGAGGGGGGCGGGGGCGCCGGCAAGGGCGGCACGATCTCCGCCGTGAACCCGCTGGTCTCCCTCCAGAACAACCTGCGCCAGCCGGAGGACCGGGAGGTCCTGCGCTACCGGACCAACGCCCGCGACACCAGCGGGCTGTACCTGCGGCTCGTCGCGCTCGACCAGTTCGACGGCACCTCGTGGAAGTCCTCGGTCCGCCCGATCGAGGACGTGCCCAAGCAGCTGCCCTGGCCCGACGGCCTCTCCCAGAGCGTCCGGATCACCGAGGTGACCAGCAACTTCGTCGCCTCCGACGCGTACGAGCAGAAGTGGCTGCCGATGCCGTACCCGGCCGGCCGGGTCGACATCGAAGGACGCTGGCGGTACGAGCCGGCCGGCCGGATGCTCGTCGGCGACGACCGGCAGACCACCAAGGGCGCCCGCTACCAGGTCTCCAGCCTGGACGTGCAGCCGACGGCCGGGCAGCTGGCCGGCGCAGGACCCGCCCCCGAGAAGCTGCGCCGCGAGTACACCAAGGTGCCAGCCTCGCTGCCGGGCGACGTGAAGGCGACGGCCCTGAAGGTCACCAAGGGCGCGCGCAACGACTACGAGCGGGCGGTGAAGCTCCAGGACTGGTTCGCCCAGGACGGCGGCTTCCGCTACGACGTCGACGTGGTGTCCGGGACCGGGGTCCAGGCCATCTCCCGCTTCCTGAAGGACAAGGAGGGCTTCTGCGTCCACTTCTCCTTCTCCATGGCGGCGATGGCCCGCTCGCTCGGCATCCCCGCGCGGGTCGCCGTGGGCTTCATGCCGGGCACGACGCAGACCGACGGCTCGGTCTCCGTCGGCATCCGGGACGCGCACGCCTGGCCCGAGCTGTACTTCGAGGGCGCCGGGTGGACACGGTTCGAGCCGACGCCCTCGCGGGGCTCCACCCCCGCGTACACCCGGGAGAACACCCCCTCGGGCACGGCCACCGGGCCCGCGCAGCCGCAGCAGAGCGCCTCGGCGCAGCCGTCCGCCGCGCCGAGCGCCTCGGCGAGCTGCACCCCGCAGGAGAAGAAGCTCGGCGGGTGCGGCCCGGACGCGGCGGCCGCGGACGCGGCCTCGGACGGCTCGGGCCCCGACCTCCTGACGGTGACGCTCGTGACGGCAGGGGTCCTGCTCCTCCTCGCCCTGCCCTTCCTGCCCCTGCTGTGGCGCAGGCGGGTGCGGGCCCGGCGGCTCGGCGCGGACGGCTCCGCCCTCGCGGTCTGGGAGGAGATCAACGACACGGCCTGGGACCACGGGGTCGAGCCGGACGACTCCCTCACGCCGAGGAAGGCGGCGGCGCGGATCGTCCGCCTCGGTGAGCTGCGGGGCGAGTCCGCGGACGCGGTGCACCGGGTGGCGCGGGCGGTGGAGGAGGTGCTGTACGCGCCCCGGCCGCGGCCCGTCGCGGACCTGGCCTCCGAAGCGGCGCGGGTCCGCGTGGGCTTCCACGCGGGCGCCGACCGCCGCACCCGGCTCCGCGCCCTCCTGGCCCCGCGCTCGGCGGCCCGCGTCCGCTGGGCGGCGTCGTCCCGCTGGGCCGCGGCGACGGCGCGCTGGGCGGGGTGGCGGCAGGCGGCGACGGCGCGAGCGACAGCCGTCTTCCGCCGCGGGCCCCGCGAGGCGAACTGA